A DNA window from Rhodococcus sp. Z13 contains the following coding sequences:
- a CDS encoding SRPBCC family protein, with the protein MARSLKDVPGDVTETVGKVGKTAGRAAGGTGRAATGAAGGLGGSATSPLRDSLQSLAGTVAQAAVSKVSDRVTGTAGRLQDYADGKGGNLASALTGVDRLAQGESPLKAAASSGFQNLKETAKDKFQDVKEAVTGGGGGKGGGGKKLKLTNIVESIDVGVPIDLAYDLWTRFADWPKFMKKVEQVEQVEDEKLHWTGKVFWSRRNWESTILEQVPFERIVWRSKGGKGYIDGAVTFHELTPDLTRILMVLEYHPRGLFERTANLWRAVGRRARLELKHFRRYAMTEAVLHPDDIVGWHGEIRESEVVEDDETARRKEEERDIDTDGGEIHDEDEDFDEEEPSENEDLQDEEDLEDEYPDEEDAVSGEEPDDEEDEPEPPRKRAPTKRTRATKTTGTRSGRSRGSRS; encoded by the coding sequence ATGGCGCGATCACTGAAGGACGTCCCGGGCGACGTGACGGAGACGGTCGGAAAGGTCGGGAAGACCGCCGGACGTGCCGCCGGTGGAACGGGCCGCGCAGCCACGGGAGCCGCGGGCGGTCTCGGGGGATCGGCCACGAGTCCCCTGCGCGACTCCCTGCAGAGCCTGGCCGGTACGGTCGCCCAGGCCGCGGTGTCCAAGGTCTCCGACCGGGTCACCGGAACCGCGGGCCGACTCCAGGACTACGCCGACGGGAAGGGTGGGAACCTCGCGAGCGCCCTGACCGGCGTCGACAGGCTCGCCCAGGGCGAGTCGCCGTTGAAGGCGGCGGCGAGCTCCGGCTTCCAGAACCTGAAGGAGACCGCGAAGGACAAGTTCCAGGACGTCAAGGAAGCCGTCACCGGTGGTGGCGGCGGCAAGGGCGGCGGGGGCAAGAAACTCAAGCTCACCAACATCGTCGAGAGCATCGACGTGGGCGTGCCGATCGACCTCGCCTACGACCTGTGGACCCGGTTCGCCGACTGGCCGAAGTTCATGAAGAAGGTCGAACAGGTCGAACAGGTGGAGGACGAGAAACTCCACTGGACCGGAAAGGTGTTCTGGTCGCGCCGCAACTGGGAGTCCACCATCCTCGAACAGGTGCCGTTCGAACGGATCGTGTGGCGGTCCAAGGGCGGGAAGGGTTACATCGACGGCGCGGTGACCTTCCACGAACTCACTCCCGACCTCACCCGGATCCTCATGGTCCTCGAATACCACCCCCGCGGCCTGTTCGAGCGCACCGCGAATCTGTGGCGGGCAGTGGGACGGCGAGCACGACTGGAACTCAAGCACTTCCGTCGTTACGCCATGACCGAGGCCGTACTGCATCCCGACGACATCGTCGGCTGGCACGGCGAGATCCGCGAGAGCGAGGTCGTCGAGGACGACGAGACCGCGCGGCGGAAGGAAGAGGAACGGGATATCGACACCGACGGAGGCGAGATCCACGACGAAGACGAGGATTTCGACGAGGAGGAACCGTCCGAGAACGAGGATCTGCAGGACGAGGAGGACCTCGAGGACGAGTATCCCGATGAGGAGGACGCGGTGTCCGGCGAGGAACCGGACGACGAAGAGGACGAACCCGAACCACCCCGGAAACGCGCGCCCACGAAACGGACCCGCGCGACGAAGACCACCGGCACACGCTCGGGCCGCTCGAGAGGATCCCGCTCATGA
- the gvpJ gene encoding gas vesicle protein GvpJ: protein MTVVGGSGSMSPQPYGGGHQSTNLGDILERVLDKGLVIAGDIQVNLLDIELLTIKLRLVVASLETAKSVGIDWWESDPWLSSKARNRELESQSDLEIENRRLRERLAQLEQERTPAVEEAIVHEEDRD, encoded by the coding sequence ATGACGGTGGTGGGCGGGAGCGGGAGCATGTCGCCCCAGCCGTACGGCGGCGGGCACCAGTCGACCAATCTCGGTGACATCCTCGAACGCGTCCTGGACAAGGGACTGGTGATCGCCGGTGACATCCAGGTGAACCTGCTCGACATCGAACTGCTCACCATCAAACTCCGGCTCGTCGTCGCGTCGCTCGAGACGGCGAAGTCCGTCGGGATCGACTGGTGGGAGAGCGATCCGTGGCTGAGCAGCAAGGCACGCAACCGCGAACTGGAGTCGCAGTCGGATCTGGAAATCGAGAACCGGAGGCTGCGGGAGCGCCTGGCGCAGCTCGAACAGGAGCGCACCCCGGCGGTCGAGGAGGCGATCGTGCACGAGGAGGATCGTGACTGA
- a CDS encoding TIGR04338 family metallohydrolase, with the protein MSRIRDIRKSAVYEAESIVRRMLDRADERGLRTVEVAGSHVTLPIERRFASIESVQAYVDAVLTLDWVRTRWERARIRVRVRARAGNAAAHYERDSATIALPEHRANTAWAFREMVVLHELAHHLDPLDPEDATEGAHGPRFVDRFLTLVGEIIGPETAFLLRASGIDTPVGPNR; encoded by the coding sequence ATGAGCAGGATTCGGGACATACGGAAAAGTGCTGTCTACGAAGCGGAATCGATCGTGCGCCGGATGCTCGACCGCGCCGACGAGCGAGGTCTGCGCACCGTGGAGGTCGCCGGTTCGCACGTGACCCTCCCGATCGAGCGCCGGTTCGCGTCGATCGAGTCGGTGCAGGCCTACGTCGATGCCGTGCTCACCCTCGACTGGGTGCGCACCCGTTGGGAGCGCGCGCGGATCCGGGTGCGGGTGCGGGCGCGTGCCGGGAACGCCGCGGCGCACTACGAACGCGACAGCGCGACGATCGCCCTGCCGGAGCACCGCGCGAACACCGCGTGGGCGTTCCGGGAGATGGTGGTGCTTCACGAACTGGCGCACCATCTCGATCCGCTGGACCCGGAGGACGCCACCGAGGGTGCGCACGGTCCCCGCTTCGTCGACCGGTTCCTCACGCTGGTCGGTGAGATCATCGGTCCCGAAACGGCTTTCCTGTTGCGGGCCAGTGGGATCGACACTCCGGTCGGACCGAACCGGTGA
- a CDS encoding ABC transporter substrate-binding protein encodes MVLNTKAMRRAAIAASAAAALVLAGCSSDDGGSDSTTTGDTASAAGEGRGPITIVEGQDPLNAALESIIADWNAEHPDEQVTFKPLAKEANDQYDDIAQRMQAKSDEYDLIAVDVTNTAEFAANGWLVPLEGEYAIDTEGLLPATVESGTYNGTLYAAPKNTNGAFLYYRTDLVDKAPATWEELKAECPKAEEAGIACYIGQFKNYEGLTVNVTEIVNAFGGSFVAEDGLTPAIDDKTAEGLQFIVDGFEDGIIPAAAQTYTEGESQTAFGNGEALFLRTWPGFYTDGESSSIAGNYGIAVLPGIDGPGVSTLGGYNVGISAFSDAPATARDFLEFMQTRQSQMYYAEAGGAPVLAEVYDDPAILEQYPYFSTLKEVLEAAKPRPASPYYSAVSKAISDNAYAAIRGEKTVQQALDDTKAGIETAGN; translated from the coding sequence ATGGTTCTGAATACGAAGGCGATGCGGAGGGCCGCGATCGCAGCGTCGGCTGCGGCTGCGCTCGTTCTCGCGGGTTGTTCGTCGGACGACGGTGGCAGCGACAGCACCACCACCGGCGACACCGCCTCCGCAGCCGGTGAGGGCCGCGGTCCGATCACGATCGTCGAGGGTCAGGATCCCCTGAACGCGGCGCTCGAGAGCATCATCGCCGACTGGAACGCCGAGCATCCCGACGAGCAGGTGACGTTCAAGCCGCTGGCCAAGGAGGCCAACGACCAGTACGACGACATCGCCCAGCGGATGCAGGCCAAGAGCGACGAGTACGACCTCATCGCCGTCGACGTCACCAACACCGCGGAGTTCGCCGCCAACGGCTGGCTCGTTCCGCTCGAGGGCGAGTACGCGATCGACACCGAGGGCCTGCTGCCCGCGACCGTCGAGTCGGGCACCTACAACGGCACCCTCTACGCGGCCCCGAAGAACACCAACGGCGCGTTCCTCTACTACCGCACCGACCTCGTCGACAAGGCCCCGGCCACCTGGGAGGAGCTGAAGGCCGAGTGCCCGAAGGCCGAGGAGGCGGGCATCGCCTGCTACATCGGTCAGTTCAAGAACTACGAGGGCCTGACGGTCAACGTCACCGAGATCGTCAACGCCTTCGGCGGCTCCTTCGTCGCCGAGGACGGTCTGACCCCCGCCATCGACGACAAGACGGCCGAGGGCCTGCAGTTCATCGTCGACGGTTTCGAGGACGGCATCATCCCGGCCGCCGCGCAGACCTACACCGAGGGTGAGTCGCAGACCGCCTTCGGCAACGGCGAGGCCCTGTTCCTGCGCACCTGGCCCGGCTTCTACACCGACGGCGAGTCCTCGTCGATCGCCGGCAACTACGGCATCGCCGTCCTGCCCGGCATCGACGGCCCGGGTGTGTCCACCCTCGGCGGCTACAACGTCGGCATCAGCGCGTTCTCGGACGCTCCGGCCACCGCGCGCGACTTCCTCGAGTTCATGCAGACCCGGCAGTCGCAGATGTACTACGCCGAGGCGGGCGGCGCCCCCGTCCTCGCCGAGGTCTACGACGACCCGGCGATCCTCGAGCAGTACCCCTACTTCTCGACGCTGAAGGAAGTTCTCGAGGCTGCGAAGCCGCGTCCGGCATCGCCGTACTACTCGGCCGTGTCGAAGGCGATCTCCGACAACGCCTACGCTGCCATCCGCGGAGAGAAGACCGTCCAGCAGGCGCTGGACGACACCAAGGCCGGCATCGAGACCGCCGGCAACTGA
- a CDS encoding GvpL/GvpF family gas vesicle protein: protein MSTDRTEQNGNGTGSDAGTGSDAAVYVYGIVPSDVEPEDHARGVGEPPAEISVVRSGRVAALVSEIPLDRPLGTPDDLTAHAELLDGTVTVAPVLPLRFGAVLTDRDAVASELLEGHEEELVSALEQLDGLAQFVVKGRYVERTILQEILDENTDAAQLREQIRGQSEDATREARMALGEIINATIESKRAEDTRRTVEALESFDPMVNERPPTHEQDAVHIAVLMKLDEQDRLEDALRELAQEWENRVDLNLLGPMAAYDFITKSDPGEGG, encoded by the coding sequence ATGTCCACGGATCGGACGGAGCAGAACGGGAACGGAACCGGCTCGGACGCCGGCACCGGTTCGGATGCAGCCGTGTACGTCTACGGCATCGTTCCGTCGGACGTCGAGCCGGAGGACCATGCCCGCGGTGTCGGCGAGCCGCCGGCCGAGATCTCGGTGGTGCGCAGCGGCAGGGTTGCGGCGCTCGTCAGCGAGATCCCCCTCGACCGCCCCCTCGGTACCCCCGACGACCTGACGGCGCACGCCGAACTGCTCGACGGGACGGTGACGGTCGCACCGGTCCTGCCCCTGAGATTCGGTGCGGTCCTGACCGACCGGGATGCGGTGGCCTCCGAGTTGCTCGAGGGTCACGAGGAGGAACTGGTCTCCGCGCTGGAGCAGCTCGACGGGCTCGCACAGTTCGTCGTCAAGGGCCGCTACGTCGAGAGGACGATCCTGCAGGAGATCCTCGACGAGAACACCGATGCCGCGCAGTTGCGCGAGCAGATCCGCGGACAGTCGGAGGACGCCACCCGCGAGGCGCGCATGGCGCTCGGCGAGATCATCAACGCGACGATCGAATCCAAACGTGCCGAGGACACCCGGCGCACCGTCGAGGCGCTCGAATCGTTCGATCCGATGGTCAACGAACGGCCACCCACCCACGAGCAGGACGCCGTGCACATCGCCGTCCTGATGAAACTCGACGAGCAGGACCGGCTCGAGGACGCCCTGCGCGAACTCGCACAGGAGTGGGAGAACCGCGTCGATCTGAATCTGCTCGGGCCGATGGCCGCCTACGACTTCATCACGAAATCCGATCCGGGGGAGGGAGGTTGA
- a CDS encoding gas vesicle protein GvpG codes for MGLVSSLLTLPLAPVKGVLWLGQVIQEQVEQQLHDPATIRRELEEIDEAARAGRITPEEKQAAEQAVLNRMIPGDSPGKAGKE; via the coding sequence ATGGGCTTGGTGTCGTCCCTGCTCACCCTTCCGCTCGCTCCGGTGAAGGGCGTGCTGTGGCTGGGGCAGGTCATCCAGGAGCAGGTGGAACAGCAACTCCACGACCCCGCAACCATCCGCCGTGAGCTCGAGGAGATCGACGAGGCGGCACGCGCCGGGAGGATCACGCCGGAGGAGAAACAGGCCGCGGAACAGGCCGTCCTGAACCGGATGATCCCGGGGGACTCTCCCGGGAAGGCCGGGAAGGAGTGA
- a CDS encoding DUF2786 domain-containing protein, with amino-acid sequence MSSEKMLSRIGGLLRKAESTDNEHEADAYLAAAQRLATAASVDLAMARAHTEARERRATPVQRLVTIGEAGRKGLRTYAQLFLAIAAANDVQCDITANSTVVYAYGFASDIDVCEALYSSLLVQMVRASDAYLRQGTYRSETTVQTVIEERGGRRVRTRVRKPVAAVTARLNFQSAFAARIGARLSEAKQETEREAEVSTPGTALALRGKSLELQDFYRRTSQARGSWRGNRTNSARSVDARRAGDRAARAARLGTAPELPASPRRLER; translated from the coding sequence GTGAGTTCGGAGAAGATGCTGAGCCGGATCGGCGGGTTGTTGAGGAAGGCGGAGTCCACCGACAACGAGCACGAGGCCGACGCCTATCTCGCCGCCGCCCAGCGTCTCGCGACCGCCGCGTCCGTCGACCTGGCGATGGCCCGGGCCCACACCGAGGCGCGGGAGCGGCGGGCCACGCCGGTGCAGCGGCTGGTCACCATCGGGGAAGCGGGGCGGAAGGGGCTGCGGACCTACGCGCAGTTGTTCCTCGCCATCGCCGCGGCGAACGACGTGCAGTGCGACATCACCGCCAACTCCACCGTCGTCTACGCCTACGGGTTCGCCTCCGACATCGACGTGTGCGAGGCGTTGTACTCGTCGCTGCTCGTGCAGATGGTGCGCGCGTCCGACGCCTATCTGCGGCAGGGCACCTACCGGTCGGAGACGACGGTGCAGACCGTGATCGAGGAGCGCGGCGGGCGGCGGGTGCGCACGCGGGTCCGGAAGCCGGTCGCGGCGGTGACGGCCCGGCTGAACTTCCAGTCGGCGTTCGCGGCGAGGATCGGCGCGCGGCTGTCGGAGGCCAAGCAGGAGACCGAACGCGAAGCGGAGGTCTCGACCCCGGGGACCGCGCTCGCGTTGCGCGGGAAGAGCCTGGAACTACAGGACTTCTATCGCCGGACCTCGCAGGCTCGCGGCAGCTGGCGGGGGAACCGGACGAATTCGGCGCGGTCGGTCGACGCCCGGCGGGCGGGCGACCGCGCCGCCCGGGCCGCACGGTTGGGGACGGCACCGGAGTTGCCGGCGTCACCGAGGAGGCTGGAACGATGA
- a CDS encoding carbohydrate ABC transporter permease, with the protein MTATAEAPRTEPEEVPVRKVPLRRRLRGFGTYLGVALIVIWGLAPCYWMIVTALRDPSETFSTTLWPSNPTLQNFAEALDPDAKVNFSRALLNSVIIAGATTAVALLLGVFTAYALSRFDFRGKYFVTGIILGASMFPVVALVTPLFQLFTDIGWIGSYQALIIPNISFVLPLTVYTLTSFFSDLPWELEEAARMDGATRGQAFRMIMLPLAAPALFTTAILAFIATVNEYLLMSQLSSERTAPVTVAMARFTGTDPYVTPYASIMAGGTLVMVPLVVMVLIFQRRIISGLTAGGVKS; encoded by the coding sequence ATGACCGCCACCGCCGAGGCGCCCCGCACCGAGCCGGAGGAGGTGCCCGTCCGGAAGGTGCCCCTGCGCCGCCGGCTGCGCGGATTCGGCACCTATCTGGGTGTCGCACTGATCGTGATCTGGGGCCTGGCGCCCTGCTACTGGATGATCGTCACCGCGCTGCGGGACCCGTCCGAGACGTTCAGCACCACCCTGTGGCCGTCGAACCCGACCCTGCAGAACTTCGCCGAGGCGCTCGACCCCGACGCCAAGGTCAACTTCTCCCGCGCACTGCTCAACAGCGTCATCATCGCCGGCGCCACCACCGCGGTCGCGCTGCTGCTGGGGGTGTTCACCGCCTACGCGCTGTCGCGGTTCGACTTCCGCGGCAAGTACTTCGTCACCGGCATCATCCTCGGCGCGTCGATGTTCCCCGTCGTCGCGCTCGTGACGCCGCTGTTCCAGCTGTTCACCGACATCGGCTGGATCGGCAGCTACCAGGCGCTGATCATCCCGAACATCTCGTTCGTGCTGCCGCTGACGGTGTACACGCTGACCTCGTTCTTCTCCGACCTGCCGTGGGAACTCGAGGAGGCCGCCCGCATGGACGGCGCGACCCGCGGCCAGGCCTTCCGCATGATCATGCTGCCGCTCGCGGCACCCGCCCTGTTCACCACGGCGATCCTCGCGTTCATCGCGACCGTCAACGAGTACCTGCTGATGTCGCAACTGTCGAGTGAGCGCACCGCCCCGGTGACCGTCGCGATGGCCCGCTTCACCGGTACCGACCCGTACGTCACCCCGTACGCGTCGATCATGGCCGGCGGCACCCTCGTGATGGTGCCGCTCGTGGTGATGGTGCTGATCTTCCAGCGCCGCATCATCTCCGGTCTGACCGCGGGCGGCGTCAAGTCGTGA
- the gvpO gene encoding gas vesicle protein: MAKNSEPPVVSASEAGRAALAHLEELTSKTAQGVTSVEPTEDGWTVEIEVVEDRRIPSSADMLALYEVEIDMEGNLLAYRRTRRYGRGSSDIGGARAGT, from the coding sequence GTGGCGAAGAACAGCGAGCCGCCCGTGGTCTCGGCATCCGAGGCCGGGCGGGCCGCCCTCGCGCATCTCGAGGAGCTGACCTCGAAGACCGCGCAGGGGGTCACCTCGGTCGAACCCACCGAGGACGGCTGGACGGTGGAGATCGAGGTCGTCGAGGACCGGCGCATCCCCTCGTCGGCGGACATGCTCGCGCTGTACGAGGTGGAGATCGACATGGAGGGAAACCTTCTGGCCTACCGGCGGACCCGTCGTTACGGGCGCGGCAGCAGCGACATCGGGGGAGCGAGGGCCGGCACATGA
- the gvpJ gene encoding gas vesicle protein GvpJ — translation MTIQPAGGGGGGGGGGGMARPNSSGLADVIDTILDKGLVIDAFVRVSLVGIELLTIDARVVVASVDTYLRFAEAVNRLEISDNEPKGLPDLVGDITSGGARHKTKGAIEAAGEKVSEFLGEVQQQREAAPRSRRRED, via the coding sequence ATGACCATCCAACCCGCCGGCGGAGGCGGAGGCGGCGGTGGAGGCGGGGGCATGGCCCGGCCGAACTCCTCCGGGCTCGCCGACGTCATCGACACCATCCTCGACAAGGGTCTCGTCATCGACGCGTTCGTGCGCGTGTCGCTGGTGGGCATCGAACTGCTCACCATCGACGCCCGCGTCGTGGTGGCGAGCGTCGACACCTATCTACGGTTCGCCGAGGCCGTGAACCGGCTGGAGATCTCCGACAACGAACCCAAGGGACTGCCCGACCTCGTCGGCGACATCACCTCCGGCGGAGCAAGACACAAGACGAAGGGCGCCATCGAGGCCGCCGGGGAGAAGGTCAGCGAGTTCCTCGGCGAGGTGCAGCAGCAACGCGAGGCCGCACCCCGATCACGCAGGAGGGAGGACTAG
- a CDS encoding carbohydrate ABC transporter permease — protein sequence MADPQVDKPADPSHEPAVGTVPGPGRGRVGGRHRAPEPPAAATKERRRIPVWMFIAPSMLVLAVIILYPLGRAVWMSLHGDAKKLDPETGRFVTGGFVGIENYTRWITQTCGTATGTIPCPPGTLGSQFWQSIFNTFFFTVVTVSLETVIGFGMALVMAKSFRGRGLLRASVLVPWAIPTAVTAKLWFFIFANDGIANKLLGTDFLWTADPWPARFAIIVADVWKTAPFMALLILAGLQMIPQDVYEAAKVDGANAWQRFTQITLPLVKPALMVAILFRTMDALRMYDLPAIMMGSNPATSTISVLVVDQMRQGANSASALSTITFLIIFAVAFVLVRFLGANAVNTQEKQRKGEIA from the coding sequence ATGGCAGACCCGCAGGTCGACAAGCCCGCGGATCCGTCACACGAACCCGCGGTCGGGACCGTCCCCGGTCCCGGCCGCGGACGTGTCGGCGGACGGCACCGCGCACCCGAACCACCCGCGGCCGCGACGAAGGAGCGGCGCAGGATCCCGGTGTGGATGTTCATCGCCCCGTCGATGCTCGTCCTCGCCGTCATCATCCTGTACCCGCTCGGGCGCGCGGTGTGGATGTCGCTGCACGGTGACGCGAAGAAGCTCGACCCCGAGACGGGCCGGTTCGTCACCGGCGGGTTCGTCGGGATCGAGAACTACACGCGGTGGATCACCCAGACCTGCGGTACCGCCACCGGCACCATCCCGTGCCCCCCGGGCACCCTCGGCTCCCAGTTCTGGCAGTCGATCTTCAACACCTTCTTCTTCACCGTCGTCACCGTCTCCCTCGAGACGGTGATCGGTTTCGGTATGGCACTCGTGATGGCCAAGTCGTTCCGCGGCCGCGGCCTGCTGCGGGCCTCGGTGCTCGTGCCCTGGGCCATCCCCACCGCCGTCACCGCGAAGCTGTGGTTCTTCATCTTCGCCAACGACGGCATCGCCAACAAGCTCCTCGGCACCGACTTCCTGTGGACCGCCGATCCGTGGCCCGCCCGCTTCGCGATCATCGTCGCGGACGTGTGGAAGACGGCCCCGTTCATGGCGTTGCTCATCCTCGCCGGCCTGCAGATGATCCCCCAGGACGTCTACGAGGCTGCGAAGGTCGACGGCGCCAACGCCTGGCAGCGGTTCACACAGATCACGTTGCCCCTGGTCAAGCCCGCCCTCATGGTCGCGATCCTGTTCCGCACCATGGACGCGCTGCGCATGTACGACCTGCCCGCCATCATGATGGGCTCCAACCCGGCGACGTCGACGATCTCCGTGCTCGTCGTCGATCAGATGCGCCAGGGCGCCAACTCGGCGTCGGCCCTGTCGACGATCACGTTCCTCATCATCTTCGCGGTCGCGTTCGTGCTGGTCCGGTTCCTCGGCGCCAACGCCGTGAACACACAGGAGAAGCAGCGGAAGGGGGAGATCGCATGA
- a CDS encoding alanine/glycine:cation symporter family protein, which translates to MDTAVDFVTDINDTFWYAVIALLIGSGLYYTVRSRFIQIRLVPDMLRSIVEKPEVQPDGTPGISAFRAFSVSAASRVGTGNIAGVAIAISLGGPGAVFWMWAMALIGAATAFLESTLAQLYKVRDEDGAFRGGPAYYMQYGLRKRWMGMIFAVIITVTYGFVFNAVQTNSIVDAVAGSVGEKTTFLQIGVGLVVAVLVGAVIFGGIRRISAVSQVVVPVMALAYLVIGVIVVVLNIDEVPTMFRLIVENAFGLEEIVGGGFAAAFMNGIRRGLFSNEAGMGSAPNAGATASVTHPVKQGLVQSLGVYFDTLLVCSITAFIILLSDPEFGSGLEGATLTQNALSSQLGDWTVHFLAVLIFFLAFTSVIGNYYYSESNMEFLTGSRRILPYLRSAVVLCVFLGAIGSVPLVWALADLAMGVMATVNLVALVPLSGIAYALFHNYSAQRKQGRDPVFHAGDVPGIRGIQVWNGDDVTPVGNESSGAR; encoded by the coding sequence ATGGACACTGCGGTCGATTTCGTCACCGACATCAACGACACGTTCTGGTATGCGGTGATCGCCCTGCTGATCGGTTCGGGCCTGTACTACACGGTGCGGTCCCGGTTCATCCAGATCCGCCTCGTGCCGGACATGCTGCGCTCGATCGTCGAGAAGCCCGAGGTCCAGCCCGACGGCACACCGGGGATCTCGGCGTTCCGGGCGTTCTCCGTCTCGGCCGCCTCCCGTGTGGGCACCGGCAACATCGCCGGTGTCGCCATCGCGATCAGCCTCGGCGGACCCGGCGCGGTGTTCTGGATGTGGGCGATGGCCCTGATCGGTGCGGCCACCGCCTTCCTCGAGTCCACCCTCGCGCAGCTGTACAAGGTGCGCGACGAGGACGGCGCCTTCCGTGGTGGCCCCGCCTACTACATGCAGTACGGACTGCGGAAACGCTGGATGGGGATGATCTTCGCGGTCATCATCACCGTCACCTACGGTTTCGTGTTCAACGCCGTGCAGACCAACTCCATCGTCGACGCGGTGGCCGGCTCCGTCGGCGAGAAGACCACCTTCCTGCAGATAGGGGTCGGTCTCGTCGTCGCGGTGCTCGTCGGAGCGGTGATCTTCGGTGGCATCCGCCGTATCTCGGCCGTCTCGCAGGTCGTCGTGCCGGTCATGGCCCTCGCCTATCTCGTCATCGGCGTGATCGTCGTCGTCCTCAACATCGACGAGGTCCCCACCATGTTCCGGCTCATCGTCGAGAACGCCTTCGGGCTCGAGGAGATCGTCGGCGGTGGTTTCGCGGCGGCGTTCATGAACGGCATCCGCCGCGGGTTGTTCTCCAACGAGGCCGGCATGGGTTCGGCACCCAACGCCGGCGCGACCGCCTCGGTCACCCACCCGGTGAAGCAGGGCCTGGTCCAGAGCCTCGGCGTCTACTTCGACACCCTGCTGGTCTGCTCCATCACCGCGTTCATCATCCTGCTGTCGGACCCCGAGTTCGGCAGCGGACTCGAAGGCGCGACGCTCACCCAGAACGCGCTGTCCTCCCAGCTGGGCGACTGGACCGTGCACTTCCTCGCCGTGCTGATCTTCTTCCTCGCGTTCACCTCGGTGATCGGCAACTACTACTACAGCGAATCCAACATGGAGTTCCTCACCGGTTCGCGCCGCATCCTCCCCTACCTACGGTCGGCGGTCGTGCTGTGCGTCTTCCTCGGCGCCATCGGCTCGGTGCCGCTGGTGTGGGCCCTGGCCGACCTCGCGATGGGAGTCATGGCCACCGTCAACCTCGTCGCGCTGGTCCCGCTGTCCGGCATCGCCTACGCGCTGTTCCACAACTACAGCGCGCAGCGCAAGCAGGGCCGCGATCCGGTCTTCCACGCCGGCGACGTCCCGGGCATCCGCGGGATCCAGGTGTGGAACGGCGACGACGTCACGCCGGTCGGGAACGAGTCGAGCGGGGCACGGTAG
- a CDS encoding ABC transporter ATP-binding protein, whose amino-acid sequence MASVTFDKATCLFPGSSTPAVDALDLEIEDGEFLVLVGPSGCGKSTSLRMLAGLEEVHSGRILIGNQDVTGQDPKERDIAMVFQNYALYPHMSVAENMGFALKLAKTPKDEIRQRVLEVARMLDLEQFLDRKPKALSGGQRQRVAMGRAIVRQPQVFLMDEPLSNLDAKLRVQTRTQIAQLQRRLGTTTVYVTHDQVEAMTMGDRVAVLEKGILQQCASPRELYNRPANIFVAGFMGSPAMNLFRLPVFDRGAMIGDTYVPIPRDVLGQVTETEVVLGIRPEHLEISADGLAVDVDVVEELGSEAYVYGRADVGGIVQQIVARSDWRNPPQKGDRLYLRFDPEHVHVFGTSDGRRIG is encoded by the coding sequence ATGGCGTCGGTGACCTTCGACAAGGCCACGTGTCTGTTTCCCGGCTCGAGCACGCCCGCCGTGGACGCGCTGGACCTCGAGATCGAGGACGGGGAGTTCCTCGTCCTCGTCGGCCCCTCCGGCTGCGGCAAGTCCACCTCGCTGCGCATGCTCGCCGGCCTCGAGGAGGTGCACAGCGGACGCATCCTCATCGGGAACCAGGACGTCACCGGGCAGGACCCGAAGGAACGGGACATCGCGATGGTGTTCCAGAACTACGCGCTCTACCCGCACATGTCGGTCGCCGAGAACATGGGCTTCGCGCTCAAGCTCGCCAAGACCCCCAAGGACGAGATCCGGCAGCGGGTTCTCGAGGTCGCGAGGATGCTCGACCTCGAGCAGTTCCTCGACCGCAAGCCCAAGGCCCTGTCCGGCGGCCAGCGGCAGCGCGTCGCGATGGGCCGCGCCATCGTGCGGCAGCCGCAGGTCTTCCTCATGGACGAGCCGCTGTCCAATCTCGACGCCAAGCTCCGCGTGCAGACCCGCACCCAGATCGCGCAGCTGCAGCGCCGCCTCGGCACCACCACCGTCTACGTCACCCACGACCAGGTCGAGGCCATGACGATGGGCGACCGCGTGGCCGTGCTCGAGAAGGGCATCCTGCAGCAGTGCGCGTCGCCGCGTGAGCTCTACAACCGGCCCGCGAACATCTTCGTCGCCGGCTTCATGGGTTCACCCGCCATGAACCTGTTCCGCCTGCCGGTCTTCGACCGTGGCGCCATGATCGGCGACACGTACGTCCCGATCCCGCGCGACGTGCTCGGGCAGGTCACCGAGACCGAGGTCGTCCTCGGTATCCGCCCCGAACATCTCGAGATCTCGGCCGACGGTCTGGCGGTGGACGTCGACGTCGTCGAGGAACTCGGCTCCGAGGCGTACGTCTACGGACGCGCCGACGTCGGTGGCATCGTGCAGCAGATCGTCGCGCGTAGCGACTGGCGCAACCCGCCGCAGAAGGGCGACCGCCTGTACCTGCGCTTCGACCCCGAACACGTGCACGTCTTCGGCACCTCGGACGGCCGCCGCATCGGCTGA